In a single window of the Leptospira sanjuanensis genome:
- a CDS encoding HpcH/HpaI aldolase/citrate lyase family protein, whose protein sequence is MSKLTHPREALFEGEKPFPIIPACEHFAGSEKLITKALELQNKLGGLFDITMDCEDGAQTGKEKEHAELIVRLQNSELNKHNMSGVRIHDYTNAFWKQDVDIIVPGAGEKIAYITIPKPTRAAQVEEMITYIQKAVQKAGIKREIPIHVLIETNGALQEIEKIAALPWLQVLDFGLMDFISGHHGAIPASCMKSPGQFDHELLRRGKANLVAAALANGVIPAHNVTLDLKNQYQTYKDAKRAHDDFGFLRMWSIYPTQIQAILDAMAPDYSEVQTAAEILIQAQNAEWGPIQYAGDLHDRATYRYFWEIIQKAKLTGISIPEEANKRFFN, encoded by the coding sequence ATGTCTAAATTGACTCATCCAAGAGAGGCGCTCTTCGAAGGAGAAAAGCCTTTCCCTATCATTCCTGCCTGTGAGCACTTTGCAGGATCGGAAAAGCTGATCACAAAAGCCCTCGAACTTCAGAACAAACTCGGCGGACTCTTCGACATCACCATGGATTGCGAAGACGGCGCGCAAACCGGAAAAGAAAAAGAACACGCGGAACTCATCGTTCGTCTTCAAAACAGCGAACTGAACAAACACAACATGAGCGGCGTGAGAATTCACGACTACACAAACGCATTCTGGAAACAAGACGTAGACATTATCGTTCCGGGCGCAGGGGAAAAAATCGCATACATCACCATTCCAAAACCGACCCGCGCGGCCCAGGTTGAGGAAATGATCACTTACATCCAAAAAGCGGTTCAAAAAGCGGGAATCAAAAGAGAAATTCCGATTCACGTATTGATCGAAACCAACGGAGCTCTTCAGGAAATCGAAAAGATCGCGGCTCTTCCTTGGTTGCAAGTTCTTGACTTCGGTTTAATGGACTTTATCTCGGGACACCACGGAGCGATTCCCGCTTCCTGTATGAAAAGCCCCGGTCAGTTCGACCACGAACTTTTAAGAAGAGGAAAAGCGAATCTCGTAGCGGCGGCGCTTGCAAACGGAGTAATCCCTGCGCACAACGTAACTCTCGATCTTAAAAACCAATATCAAACGTACAAGGACGCAAAACGCGCCCATGACGATTTCGGCTTCTTGAGAATGTGGTCCATCTATCCGACTCAGATCCAAGCGATCCTCGACGCGATGGCTCCGGATTACAGCGAAGTGCAAACTGCGGCTGAAATTCTTATCCAAGCTCAAAACGCGGAATGGGGACCGATCCAGTATGCGGGCGATCTTCACGACCGTGCGACTTACAGATATTTCTGGGAGATCATCCAAAAGGCGAAACTCACCGGAATTTCCATCCCCGAAGAAGCGAACAAAAGATTCTTCAACTGA
- a CDS encoding LIC11177 family protein — protein MTQNKKSALFDILKREKLEKLLKKNAPPKTSAPKEKSQSPAMETSGEKSAPVDKKDQVSKIYKAMDEVKLDVRYYFLEDEYRDKIAGIYIKNEAHLDRLGIEAKKYLDYARESFDRYKQLDKKMPLEPMNKKSWDHVEKSLNELIAKLLEKFVK, from the coding sequence GTGACTCAGAATAAAAAGAGCGCTTTATTCGACATTTTAAAACGCGAGAAATTGGAGAAGCTTCTGAAAAAGAACGCACCTCCGAAGACCTCTGCGCCGAAAGAGAAGTCGCAATCACCCGCGATGGAAACTTCGGGAGAGAAGTCGGCGCCCGTCGATAAAAAAGATCAGGTTTCTAAAATTTACAAGGCCATGGACGAAGTGAAACTTGACGTTCGATATTATTTTTTAGAGGACGAATACAGGGATAAGATCGCGGGTATTTATATCAAAAACGAGGCTCATCTGGATCGTCTCGGGATCGAAGCCAAAAAATATCTGGATTATGCCCGCGAAAGTTTCGATCGTTACAAACAACTCGATAAAAAGATGCCTCTCGAACCCATGAACAAAAAATCTTGGGATCACGTCGAAAAGAGCTTAAACGAACTCATCGCCAAACTTCTCGAGAAGTTTGTTAAATAA
- a CDS encoding rhomboid family intramembrane serine protease, whose product MPRLCLLDSLTTVRILSNMAKRKYRNGLSLFGYSIFHPINLFLIANVLIYILQLFAGGTGIIEYYFALTPARVFHGFYWQIFSYGFLHEAYGTPFIHLFFNMYVFVMFGGLICKYIPAWKFTIVYVAAILTGGLTVILAPIFVQVLGIQYPMDLYQTTTLGASGGVTGILVLFGILFPETEVFLIFFRMKARYAAWIFVGGGFIADIVSVYYFHSPFVVSNSCHLGGALGATLVAPWILKGNSFDSGKIFPKRQSPQENSESKPQNRSLAEDLDSQTRKNRELLSSLAKKNSFSDQERFLTPLQQTNVNLCPPPTYQPEDPFCLRCEWLPNCALRKLKLERESGN is encoded by the coding sequence TTGCCCCGGCTTTGCCTGCTTGACTCTCTGACCACAGTTCGTATTCTATCCAATATGGCAAAAAGAAAATACCGAAACGGATTGTCGCTGTTCGGTTATTCCATTTTTCATCCGATCAATCTGTTTTTAATCGCGAACGTCCTGATTTATATTCTTCAGCTTTTTGCCGGCGGAACGGGAATCATAGAATACTACTTTGCGCTCACTCCCGCACGCGTGTTTCACGGATTTTACTGGCAGATTTTTTCATACGGATTTCTACACGAAGCGTATGGAACTCCTTTTATTCACCTTTTCTTCAATATGTATGTCTTTGTCATGTTCGGCGGCTTGATCTGTAAATACATTCCCGCTTGGAAGTTTACGATCGTGTACGTCGCGGCCATTTTGACCGGAGGATTGACCGTAATTCTCGCTCCTATCTTCGTTCAAGTATTAGGAATCCAGTATCCCATGGATTTATACCAAACCACCACGCTCGGTGCGAGCGGCGGTGTTACGGGAATTTTGGTTTTGTTCGGAATTCTTTTTCCGGAAACCGAAGTCTTTCTGATCTTCTTTCGGATGAAGGCCCGTTATGCGGCATGGATCTTTGTCGGCGGGGGATTTATCGCGGATATCGTTTCGGTTTATTATTTCCATTCTCCGTTTGTCGTGAGCAACTCCTGTCATTTGGGCGGGGCGCTCGGTGCGACACTCGTTGCACCTTGGATTTTAAAGGGAAATTCTTTCGACTCCGGAAAGATCTTTCCGAAGCGACAATCACCACAGGAAAATTCCGAATCCAAACCGCAAAACCGTTCTTTGGCGGAGGACCTCGATTCTCAAACGCGCAAGAATCGGGAACTGCTCAGCAGCCTTGCCAAGAAGAATTCCTTTTCCGATCAGGAAAGATTTCTGACTCCTTTGCAACAAACGAACGTGAATTTGTGTCCTCCTCCCACGTATCAGCCCGAAGATCCGTTCTGCTTACGTTGTGAATGGCTTCCGAACTGCGCGTTACGAAAGCTGAAATTAGAGAGGGAATCTGGAAACTAA
- the mtnA gene encoding S-methyl-5-thioribose-1-phosphate isomerase, protein MQESGLKPILWRNKRLTLLDQRVLPGTTSYLDAKTMEDCIFAIREMVVRGAPAIAITGAFGITLYLNGLSSKPTLAELKKKLHELLESRPTAVNLRLAIEEFSARFPETDYDSFTLNDLQEGAEKFALFMLEEDLGNNLTLSKNALSLFPKNPSALNIITHCNTGALATAGHGTALGVIRSLRDAGHSLTVFADETRPYLQGARLTAWELKEEGIPAYLITDNMAGWVMSSRKIDAVVVGADRIASNGDTANKIGTYPLAIVAKHHGVPFYVAATAKSMDFRIPDGSHIPIEMRKEEEVTSFGFLKNADGQPFLSEGVIAPEGMKALNPSFDVTPASLITGIITERGIVSPVTEENLRKIFD, encoded by the coding sequence ATGCAGGAATCAGGATTAAAACCCATTCTTTGGAGAAACAAACGGCTTACTCTTTTGGATCAAAGGGTTCTTCCCGGTACGACTTCTTATCTCGACGCAAAAACGATGGAAGACTGCATCTTCGCAATCCGCGAAATGGTGGTAAGAGGCGCTCCCGCGATCGCGATCACCGGAGCCTTCGGGATCACGTTGTATTTAAACGGACTTTCCTCGAAACCGACTTTAGCGGAACTCAAAAAAAAACTACACGAACTTTTAGAATCCAGACCCACCGCGGTCAATCTGCGACTTGCGATCGAAGAATTCTCCGCACGCTTTCCCGAAACGGACTATGATTCGTTCACACTGAACGATCTTCAAGAAGGAGCGGAGAAATTCGCCTTATTCATGTTAGAGGAAGATCTCGGAAACAACCTGACTCTTTCCAAAAACGCGCTTTCTTTATTTCCGAAAAATCCTTCCGCGTTGAACATCATCACTCACTGCAATACGGGAGCGCTCGCGACCGCCGGTCACGGAACCGCGTTAGGTGTTATACGATCCCTACGCGACGCGGGTCATTCTCTGACGGTTTTCGCGGACGAGACAAGACCGTATCTGCAAGGTGCAAGACTTACGGCTTGGGAACTGAAAGAAGAAGGAATTCCCGCGTATCTCATCACGGACAACATGGCCGGTTGGGTGATGTCTTCCCGTAAGATCGACGCGGTTGTCGTCGGCGCGGATCGTATCGCTTCCAACGGAGATACGGCCAACAAGATCGGAACGTATCCGCTTGCCATCGTCGCCAAACATCACGGAGTTCCTTTTTACGTCGCGGCCACGGCCAAGAGCATGGATTTTAGAATCCCGGACGGAAGTCATATTCCGATCGAGATGCGAAAGGAAGAAGAAGTCACTTCGTTCGGATTTTTAAAGAACGCGGACGGACAACCGTTCTTGAGCGAAGGAGTGATTGCCCCAGAAGGAATGAAGGCGCTCAACCCTTCCTTTGATGTTACCCCCGCTTCGTTGATCACCGGAATCATTACCGAACGGGGAATCGTTTCTCCCGTTACGGAAGAGAATCTTAGGAAGATCTTCGACTGA
- a CDS encoding DUF342 domain-containing protein produces MNAKDEPMKTPATESQTAPSPISIESAISIGISADQLSAVMTVRPYNLKGESVSKDKLWSIILDWGIHRERMLVDEIRRVLTLLDEAGKRGDFTPIKVEIAKGVAPTPGENGWVRFYHPMAKRVKLLEDGRADFRNIDRYINVKIGEKLATKFEGIPGNPGFDVFGNIIPAPAIKRPKLVLGKNIEERNVVEEGKELQEYFAASNGVIFVTETSITVSPELQIAGNVGLSTGNIQFEGNVIVRGDIEPGSIVECTGSLVVYGNLESNQIKVGQDLIVHGGIKGSGTEIIHVTGRVQAKFIENAHLETEGDIIIEGAILNSTIDTLGSVLLSGSNGNLVSSKVRTNEGVSVVSLGSSAELDVTVELGFHFKNDRSFQEITRKIQMGEKEMEKILPKIQQIKHMVQRSRGNLPEDKKAAFKTVFEDYNKKLKILNMLKFKQDSLKTSRFNPGSVRLAVQKGAYPGAVIHYRRQIEKITKFQSSFMMVFEPGQDKAMMVALQTTK; encoded by the coding sequence ATGAATGCGAAAGACGAGCCTATGAAAACACCAGCAACGGAATCCCAAACCGCCCCATCTCCCATTTCCATTGAATCGGCGATCAGCATCGGAATTTCCGCCGATCAGCTTTCTGCGGTGATGACCGTACGACCTTACAATCTCAAAGGCGAAAGCGTTTCCAAGGATAAGCTTTGGAGCATTATACTTGACTGGGGAATTCACAGAGAACGGATGTTAGTCGACGAGATCCGAAGAGTTTTGACTCTCTTGGACGAAGCAGGGAAACGAGGGGACTTTACTCCGATCAAGGTTGAAATCGCAAAAGGTGTCGCGCCGACTCCCGGAGAGAACGGTTGGGTTCGTTTTTATCATCCTATGGCAAAGCGCGTTAAGCTGCTCGAAGACGGACGCGCTGATTTCAGAAATATCGATCGATACATCAACGTAAAAATCGGCGAGAAGCTCGCCACAAAGTTCGAGGGAATTCCAGGCAACCCGGGTTTCGACGTTTTCGGAAACATCATTCCTGCACCGGCGATCAAACGTCCTAAGCTCGTGCTCGGGAAGAATATCGAAGAACGAAACGTTGTTGAAGAAGGAAAAGAACTTCAGGAATACTTTGCCGCGAGCAACGGCGTGATTTTCGTAACCGAAACTTCGATCACCGTTTCTCCCGAACTGCAAATTGCGGGCAACGTCGGACTTTCCACCGGAAACATTCAATTCGAAGGAAACGTGATTGTGCGCGGAGATATTGAACCCGGTTCTATCGTGGAATGTACCGGATCGCTCGTTGTCTATGGAAACTTGGAAAGCAATCAAATCAAGGTCGGTCAGGATCTGATCGTTCACGGCGGAATCAAAGGTTCGGGAACGGAAATCATTCACGTAACGGGAAGAGTACAGGCGAAGTTTATCGAGAATGCACATCTCGAAACCGAAGGTGATATCATCATCGAAGGTGCGATTTTAAATTCGACGATCGATACTTTAGGGTCCGTTCTTTTGAGCGGCTCCAACGGCAACCTCGTTTCGAGCAAGGTAAGAACGAACGAAGGTGTTTCGGTCGTCTCCTTGGGTTCGAGCGCCGAGTTGGATGTTACCGTTGAGCTTGGATTTCATTTTAAGAACGATCGATCCTTTCAGGAAATCACCCGTAAGATCCAAATGGGTGAGAAGGAAATGGAAAAGATTCTTCCGAAAATCCAGCAGATCAAACACATGGTTCAGCGTTCCCGGGGAAATCTTCCCGAGGACAAGAAGGCGGCGTTTAAGACCGTATTCGAAGACTACAATAAGAAATTAAAGATTTTGAATATGCTCAAGTTCAAACAGGACTCCCTGAAAACTTCCCGTTTTAATCCGGGATCGGTTCGACTTGCGGTTCAAAAGGGAGCTTATCCGGGTGCCGTGATTCATTATAGAAGACAGATAGAGAAGATCACCAAATTTCAGTCTTCGTTTATGATGGTTTTTGAACCCGGTCAGGACAAAGCGATGATGGTCGCGCTGCAAACGACGAAGTAG
- a CDS encoding alpha/beta hydrolase family protein, which produces MNSFNVWKGLPFLLDYSGIKTPPQARITETSLSLPNSVSLRTKILESGKNAKAPIVYLQHGMSFKGIDDPRILALGNNLANRGFRVYLPELPEVKGLLIRSETISNIRSAFLGIHALEGRPLSYLSASFSAGMGFVALANPECQNALTAALLIGGYANFGQTFAFVLKNYEIESYAVNVMMYNYIHLIRSKHEGLKEYFLESALDNGLSRTPDSLRGPKILAGLNEGDRSFVRKFLENAEFRKESAVAIKTAVAEPFVEATSPAFFAHEFIKPCFLLHGDDDPVISPQESKDLRELILKNGNRTVPFLETSLLTHGDHLPFYTRLTEILPMASFWGEYLFSANHPF; this is translated from the coding sequence ATGAATTCTTTCAACGTATGGAAGGGATTGCCCTTTCTACTCGACTATTCCGGAATCAAAACTCCCCCGCAAGCGCGCATAACGGAAACGAGCCTGAGTCTGCCGAACTCCGTTTCCTTAAGAACGAAGATTCTCGAAAGCGGAAAGAATGCAAAGGCTCCGATCGTTTATCTCCAGCACGGGATGAGCTTTAAAGGAATCGACGATCCGCGTATTCTCGCGTTGGGAAACAATCTCGCCAATCGGGGCTTTCGAGTATATCTTCCCGAATTACCCGAAGTGAAAGGTCTGTTGATCCGTTCCGAAACGATCTCGAATATCCGGTCCGCGTTTTTAGGGATTCACGCTTTGGAAGGCCGGCCTCTTTCTTATCTTTCCGCGAGTTTTTCAGCGGGAATGGGCTTTGTCGCATTAGCAAATCCGGAATGTCAGAACGCTCTTACGGCCGCGCTGTTGATCGGCGGTTATGCGAACTTCGGCCAGACCTTTGCGTTCGTATTAAAGAACTACGAGATCGAAAGTTACGCGGTGAACGTGATGATGTACAACTACATTCATCTGATCCGTTCTAAACACGAAGGTTTAAAGGAATATTTCTTAGAGTCGGCCTTGGACAACGGATTGTCTCGAACGCCCGATTCGCTCCGCGGTCCTAAGATCCTTGCCGGTTTGAACGAAGGTGATCGGAGCTTTGTTCGAAAGTTTTTGGAAAATGCCGAATTTCGGAAAGAATCCGCGGTCGCGATCAAAACGGCGGTCGCCGAACCCTTTGTGGAAGCGACTTCTCCCGCTTTCTTCGCGCATGAGTTTATCAAACCGTGTTTTCTGTTGCACGGAGACGACGATCCCGTGATCTCACCGCAGGAATCCAAGGATCTTCGCGAGTTGATTCTAAAGAACGGAAACCGAACGGTTCCGTTTCTGGAGACCAGTCTCTTGACGCACGGAGATCATCTTCCGTTTTATACGCGTTTGACGGAGATTTTGCCGATGGCATCCTTTTGGGGAGAATATCTTTTTTCCGCGAATCATCCATTCTAA
- a CDS encoding chemotaxis protein CheX — protein MSVSIDPLLDEKFILTISQIFPEYLDKTLNVTAIREAFGPSKNEGLCYENCTMVEFKGEIEGKLFLAMDGYTKLKLLPLVARSFHIDPTVRADAPSILMEFANQICGMLISEMRLGRFEAEQLPPEILNHKLIPIDLETYRQYILIYFLKDAKAKEYLGRVYLILLMKKF, from the coding sequence TTGTCTGTGAGCATCGATCCTTTACTCGACGAAAAATTCATTCTGACGATCTCTCAGATCTTTCCGGAATATTTGGACAAAACGTTGAACGTCACCGCGATCCGCGAGGCGTTCGGTCCTTCCAAAAACGAGGGGCTTTGTTACGAGAACTGTACGATGGTCGAGTTCAAGGGAGAAATCGAAGGAAAACTATTTCTCGCCATGGACGGATACACGAAGTTGAAACTTCTCCCCTTGGTCGCGCGCTCCTTTCACATCGATCCTACCGTACGGGCCGACGCACCTTCGATTCTGATGGAGTTCGCCAATCAGATCTGCGGAATGTTGATTTCCGAAATGAGGCTGGGAAGATTCGAAGCGGAACAGCTTCCTCCCGAAATTCTCAATCATAAACTCATACCGATCGATTTGGAAACGTACAGGCAATACATCCTGATTTATTTTTTAAAGGACGCGAAAGCGAAAGAGTATCTCGGAAGGGTTTATCTCATTCTTTTGATGAAGAAGTTTTAG
- a CDS encoding class I SAM-dependent DNA methyltransferase, which yields MKLYNELAEFYFDIEKPARKIDSEAKFLDRLFRKHRIMTILDMGCGTGEHVRYFQSLGYRPKGIDSSSRMIDVAKKRYSHCKFDVSPMQTYQSGVLLDCVMSLFGSFNYLLTNEEIDSTLKLMEQNLKPAGLAILEVWNAEPLRTIKRKPITPVAQIKSQSATIQRNRGFRLVRADTSTMVEVNYIYQINTKEIRDKHVMRVFYLPEIERMILRHKFEIMHVYSGFNETKFKNSAGRMILVLKKKSA from the coding sequence ATGAAGTTGTACAACGAACTCGCAGAATTCTACTTCGATATCGAAAAGCCCGCGCGCAAGATCGATTCCGAAGCCAAGTTTTTGGATCGGCTTTTCCGCAAACATAGAATCATGACGATTCTCGATATGGGTTGCGGAACCGGAGAACACGTTCGTTATTTTCAATCCTTAGGCTACCGTCCCAAAGGAATCGATTCCTCTTCCCGTATGATCGACGTCGCCAAAAAAAGATATTCCCATTGCAAGTTCGACGTATCTCCGATGCAGACGTATCAATCCGGCGTTCTTCTGGATTGTGTGATGAGTCTTTTCGGGTCGTTTAACTATCTCTTAACGAACGAAGAAATCGATTCCACTCTCAAGCTCATGGAGCAGAATCTGAAACCCGCCGGTCTCGCGATTTTGGAAGTTTGGAACGCGGAGCCGCTTAGAACGATCAAAAGAAAACCGATCACTCCGGTGGCCCAGATCAAATCACAAAGCGCTACGATTCAAAGAAACCGAGGTTTCCGTTTGGTCAGGGCCGATACGTCCACGATGGTGGAAGTGAATTACATCTATCAGATCAATACGAAGGAAATTCGGGATAAACACGTTATGCGCGTTTTCTATCTTCCCGAAATCGAACGGATGATTCTCAGACATAAATTCGAGATCATGCACGTGTATTCCGGATTCAACGAGACGAAGTTCAAAAATTCGGCGGGAAGAATGATTCTCGTTCTGAAAAAGAAAAGCGCTTGA
- the lpdA gene encoding dihydrolipoyl dehydrogenase yields MPESYDLTVIGAGPGGYVAAIRGAQLGMNVCVVEKERPGGICLNWGCIPTKALLESAHLLEKMRSAKEFGIDLTGAKPDLPSMIARSRKVADGMASGVEFLLNKNKITRKKGTAVFKDSNTIWLPDTSKEEITSKYFILATGARARELPGLPFDPTTVLSSRSAMVQEKIPESLLIVGAGAIGVEFADFYATMGAKVTLVEMLDQILPVEDKEISAFLERSFAKRGIRVLTSVGVSDPKLENGKVKVLLKGKNLPETGEVLEAEKILVSIGLVPNTDAMNLEEIGVFLQKGFVKTDTKYKTSVPHIYAIGDCNGPPLLAHVASMEGIKAAEAISIHAGNPHRLSYVPIDYNAIPGCTYCHPEVASIGFTEKKATDMGYTISVGKFPFTASGRAQAMGDAGGFTKVIVDKATGEILGAHLIGPGVTELLPAVALGITQELTAKEIATTIFAHPTLSETVMESFGAALGEAINL; encoded by the coding sequence ATGCCAGAATCCTACGATCTCACCGTCATCGGCGCGGGGCCAGGCGGCTACGTCGCGGCCATCAGAGGCGCTCAGTTGGGAATGAACGTCTGCGTCGTCGAAAAAGAAAGGCCCGGCGGCATCTGTTTGAACTGGGGTTGTATTCCCACCAAAGCCTTGCTCGAATCGGCGCACCTTTTGGAAAAGATGCGTTCCGCTAAAGAATTCGGAATCGATCTTACAGGCGCAAAGCCGGACTTACCCTCTATGATCGCACGTTCCAGAAAAGTCGCGGACGGTATGGCTTCCGGCGTGGAATTCTTATTAAACAAAAACAAGATCACACGCAAAAAGGGAACGGCTGTATTCAAAGATTCGAATACGATTTGGCTGCCCGATACTTCCAAAGAGGAAATCACTTCGAAGTATTTCATTCTCGCGACGGGTGCAAGAGCGAGAGAACTCCCCGGTTTGCCCTTCGATCCAACGACCGTTCTTTCTTCCCGAAGCGCGATGGTTCAGGAAAAAATCCCAGAATCGCTCTTAATCGTGGGAGCCGGTGCGATCGGAGTGGAATTCGCGGACTTTTACGCGACGATGGGCGCCAAAGTCACGTTAGTCGAAATGCTGGACCAGATTCTTCCCGTGGAAGACAAAGAGATTTCTGCATTCTTAGAAAGATCGTTTGCAAAGCGGGGAATCCGCGTTTTAACGAGCGTAGGCGTTTCCGATCCGAAACTGGAAAACGGAAAAGTAAAGGTTCTACTCAAGGGAAAAAATCTCCCGGAAACGGGAGAAGTTTTGGAAGCGGAAAAGATTCTCGTTTCCATCGGATTGGTTCCGAACACGGACGCGATGAACCTCGAAGAGATCGGAGTCTTTTTACAAAAAGGTTTCGTAAAGACGGACACGAAATACAAAACAAGCGTTCCTCATATCTACGCGATCGGAGATTGCAACGGCCCTCCTCTTCTCGCGCATGTCGCTTCCATGGAAGGAATCAAAGCCGCGGAAGCGATTTCGATCCACGCGGGAAATCCCCACCGCTTGAGCTACGTTCCCATCGACTACAACGCGATTCCGGGTTGCACGTATTGTCATCCCGAAGTGGCTTCGATCGGATTCACCGAAAAAAAAGCGACTGACATGGGTTATACGATCAGCGTAGGAAAGTTTCCGTTTACCGCAAGCGGAAGAGCGCAGGCGATGGGAGACGCTGGCGGTTTTACCAAAGTGATCGTGGATAAGGCTACGGGAGAAATTTTAGGAGCGCATCTCATCGGTCCCGGTGTTACGGAACTTTTACCGGCGGTCGCACTCGGAATCACGCAGGAGTTGACGGCAAAGGAAATCGCGACTACGATCTTTGCACACCCTACACTTTCAGAAACCGTAATGGAGTCTTTCGGCGCCGCTTTGGGAGAAGCGATCAATCTTTAG
- the perRB gene encoding peroxide-responsive transcriptional repressor PerRB produces the protein MEALFAKKVCLTPAEIEQRLKSVSIQPTMQRISICQYVLCEADHPTAEEVKEWVDSRSFKMSLATVYNTLNILVSAGLLREFKFSCLGKSVYDSNIVDHYHFFDEKSGKFHDIDPSLLSLSSNLPAEFLVNKTDILLTGKLASDPSSDLNCDS, from the coding sequence ATGGAAGCGTTGTTTGCAAAAAAAGTCTGTTTAACTCCGGCGGAGATCGAACAACGATTGAAGTCCGTTTCCATTCAACCCACGATGCAGAGAATTTCAATCTGCCAGTATGTTCTTTGCGAGGCCGATCATCCCACCGCGGAAGAAGTCAAAGAATGGGTCGATAGCCGTTCCTTCAAAATGAGTTTGGCTACCGTCTACAACACGTTGAACATCCTTGTATCGGCAGGGCTTTTGAGAGAATTCAAATTTTCCTGTTTGGGAAAATCCGTTTACGACAGCAATATCGTGGATCACTATCACTTCTTCGACGAAAAGAGCGGTAAGTTCCATGACATCGATCCTTCTCTTCTTTCCCTCAGTTCCAATCTTCCCGCCGAGTTCCTGGTCAACAAAACGGATATTTTGTTAACCGGAAAACTGGCAAGCGATCCATCGAGCGACCTGAATTGCGACTCATAG